In Spirochaetales bacterium, the following proteins share a genomic window:
- a CDS encoding HAMP domain-containing protein yields the protein MLKDLRMALKIGGGFTVVLIITGIVGIVAWIGMNGVADRVDKSDDVNRLVKYMLQARQQEKNFIIRGDKSYIDEVKKIVSDITSQAETTKNKFDQEVNKKQMDDVLSQTAVYEQAFDNYVSLQTRLDEQDTIMTNQARNVITAAEKMMTDQQAEYKKLLASGADRAAIQDKLLKSDDAGRLIIWALECRREEKNFIIRDDPAYADKVKTSALQIEELAQELKSRFQQTSNKELSDRVLESVRAYRQAFDRYVDLRDEQKAADEAMVKAARAADEICTNAREDQKAKMLAQMAQSNVVIWSGTGLAILLSLIIAVIITRSITKALRKGVDFAKNVADGNLTAHIDIYQNDEIGILVEALRNMVGKLNEIVMTVKGAADNVSSGSQQLSSSSEELSQGANEQAAAAEEVSSSMEQMGANIRQNADNALQTEKIALKASQDAEEGGKSVADTVLAMKEIAEKIRIIEEIARSTNMLALNAAIEAARAGEHGKGFAVVAAEVRKLAERSQIAAGEISELSSTSVAIAEKAGDMLKRIVPDIQKTAELVQEISAASKEQNSGVEQINKAIMQLDTVIQQNASASEEMASTSEELAGQAEQLLATMEFFRTDGNGNGRKSAHVLPDHTGGKKNMVTTHKINIGHLGSGKEHSAAETQTGITVVEDRRTKQKKNKNIKDGVDIDMGGNAAGDKRDEDFEEF from the coding sequence ATGTTAAAAGATTTAAGAATGGCATTGAAAATAGGCGGCGGCTTTACCGTTGTCCTCATTATTACCGGTATTGTCGGTATTGTTGCCTGGATAGGTATGAATGGTGTCGCGGACAGGGTCGACAAAAGCGATGATGTCAACAGGCTGGTGAAATATATGCTTCAGGCCAGACAGCAGGAAAAAAATTTCATTATCCGCGGCGACAAAAGTTACATTGATGAAGTCAAAAAAATCGTTTCGGACATAACTAGCCAGGCGGAAACGACAAAAAATAAATTCGATCAGGAGGTCAATAAAAAACAGATGGACGACGTCCTGTCCCAAACGGCCGTTTATGAACAGGCGTTCGATAATTATGTGTCATTACAGACCAGACTCGATGAACAGGATACCATAATGACCAATCAGGCGAGAAATGTCATTACCGCGGCGGAAAAGATGATGACCGACCAGCAGGCCGAATACAAAAAGCTGCTCGCATCCGGTGCGGACAGGGCGGCGATACAGGACAAACTCCTGAAATCAGACGATGCGGGCAGACTCATCATCTGGGCCCTGGAATGCAGGCGCGAGGAGAAGAATTTCATCATCCGCGATGATCCGGCCTACGCCGACAAGGTAAAGACGAGTGCACTCCAGATAGAGGAACTCGCGCAGGAATTGAAATCACGTTTTCAGCAGACATCGAACAAAGAATTATCCGATCGTGTCCTCGAATCGGTGAGGGCGTATCGCCAGGCATTCGACCGCTATGTAGACCTTCGAGATGAACAGAAAGCGGCGGACGAGGCGATGGTAAAAGCGGCGAGGGCGGCGGACGAAATCTGCACGAACGCCCGCGAAGACCAGAAAGCGAAAATGCTCGCTCAAATGGCCCAGTCGAATGTCGTTATCTGGAGCGGAACAGGACTCGCGATACTATTGAGCCTTATTATCGCCGTCATTATCACACGATCGATCACAAAGGCGCTCCGTAAAGGGGTCGATTTCGCGAAAAATGTCGCCGACGGTAACCTGACCGCGCACATCGACATATACCAGAACGATGAAATAGGGATACTCGTCGAGGCACTCAGAAATATGGTCGGCAAACTGAATGAAATCGTGATGACGGTAAAAGGGGCGGCGGATAATGTCTCTTCGGGAAGCCAGCAGCTGTCATCGAGTTCCGAGGAATTGTCGCAGGGTGCGAACGAACAGGCCGCGGCCGCCGAGGAGGTCTCTTCTTCCATGGAACAGATGGGGGCCAATATCAGGCAGAACGCGGATAATGCCCTCCAAACGGAAAAAATCGCGCTCAAGGCCTCACAGGATGCAGAAGAAGGAGGCAAATCCGTTGCCGACACGGTGTTGGCAATGAAAGAAATAGCCGAAAAGATAAGAATAATTGAAGAAATCGCGAGGTCGACGAATATGCTTGCTTTGAACGCGGCGATCGAAGCCGCTCGGGCGGGAGAACACGGCAAGGGGTTCGCCGTTGTCGCGGCCGAAGTGAGAAAACTCGCCGAACGGAGTCAGATCGCGGCGGGGGAAATTTCGGAATTGTCCTCGACGAGCGTCGCCATAGCCGAAAAGGCGGGCGATATGCTGAAACGGATCGTGCCCGATATTCAAAAAACGGCGGAACTCGTTCAGGAGATCAGCGCGGCAAGCAAGGAACAGAATTCCGGCGTCGAACAGATCAACAAGGCAATCATGCAGCTCGATACGGTGATCCAGCAGAACGCCTCGGCTTCCGAAGAAATGGCGTCCACTTCCGAAGAACTCGCGGGTCAGGCCGAACAACTGCTTGCGACGATGGAATTCTTCAGAACCGACGGAAACGGGAACGGCAGAAAATCCGCCCATGTCCTCCCGGATCATACAGGGGGAAAAAAGAACATGGTGACGACACATAAAATCAATATCGGACATCTGGGGAGCGGAAAGGAACACAGCGCGGCCGAGACACAGACGGGAATCACCGTTGTCGAGGACCGCAGGACGAAACAGAAAAAAAATAAAAACATTAAAGACGGTGTCGATATCGATATGGGCGGAAACGCCGCAGGAGACAAACGCGATGAAGATTTCGAAGAATTTTAG
- a CDS encoding response regulator transcription factor, with amino-acid sequence MRIKIIVADDHRLMREGLLSLLAKEPEIEVVGKASDGHEVIRKTEILNPDIIIMDITMPGLNGIDTTGIINERFPEVKIIALSMHAHARFISGILEAGASGYLLKDCAFEELIAAVHMVYEGRMYLSPSITDVVVRDYVRQKSKTAGTAGIVLSIREREVLQLIAEGKSTKEIAAILYLSPKTVETHKRNIMEKTRISSIPELVKYAIGEGITSVDN; translated from the coding sequence ATGAGGATAAAAATCATTGTCGCCGACGACCACCGACTCATGAGGGAGGGTCTTCTTTCCCTTTTGGCAAAAGAACCGGAAATAGAGGTGGTCGGAAAGGCGTCCGACGGGCACGAGGTGATACGAAAAACGGAAATACTCAATCCGGATATTATAATCATGGACATCACCATGCCCGGACTGAACGGAATCGACACGACCGGCATTATCAATGAACGATTTCCCGAAGTAAAAATAATCGCTCTCTCCATGCACGCGCACGCTCGCTTTATTTCCGGAATACTCGAAGCGGGCGCTTCCGGCTATCTATTGAAGGATTGCGCATTCGAGGAACTGATCGCCGCGGTTCACATGGTATATGAAGGAAGAATGTACCTCAGCCCGTCGATCACCGACGTCGTTGTCAGGGATTACGTTCGGCAGAAATCAAAGACGGCCGGTACCGCCGGGATTGTACTCAGTATACGCGAACGCGAGGTCCTTCAGCTTATTGCAGAAGGGAAATCGACCAAGGAAATAGCGGCGATACTTTATCTCAGCCCCAAAACGGTAGAAACCCATAAACGCAATATTATGGAAAAAACACGTATTTCTTCAATTCCCGAACTCGTCAAGTACGCGATCGGGGAAGGAATAACTTCGGTTGACAACTGA
- a CDS encoding PAS domain-containing protein, whose protein sequence is MLGRQKKHYKILVMTVLLAVTLSLTIFFHIFLKKGAVVTHFFYIPIILAAIWWKKGYIVALFLSLFLVLNHLFVRSGVEIYNDLLRAFMFVFVYFIVTMLSEKLIKTEKGLALIRTEMDQIFQNSVNGIAIIGPEGKIIKTNAMLKRLLERTESDIVGKRCSQILCNPDCDTARCPIKRITGGDTCVETIFEIGDTTGKKKKTCCSSATPFWDTEGTVKGFVFNIRDITEKMKTKKTLARYRSKLKAISSELTLAEEKERRRIATNLHDHIGQKLALAKIKLGALKASHKNHPDSSVIEEVRSLVEDTIRTTRSLTFTLSPPVLYEFGLIAAFEWLIDHYRDRYGLSCDFYTDIDRIDMNEDMSILLFKIINELLLNVVKHAGTDIAAVDIHGGDDGVTISVCDRGKGFDSGRLETIISGCKGFGLFNIRERLNYIGGRLDIESAEGAGTKVNLMIPFAKKSCLTGGKK, encoded by the coding sequence ATGCTCGGTCGGCAGAAAAAGCATTATAAAATACTTGTAATGACGGTATTGCTTGCCGTGACGCTTTCTCTTACCATTTTCTTTCATATTTTTCTAAAAAAAGGGGCGGTGGTCACACATTTCTTCTATATTCCCATCATCCTTGCCGCGATCTGGTGGAAAAAGGGATATATCGTCGCACTTTTTCTCTCCCTTTTTCTCGTTCTCAACCACCTGTTTGTCCGCTCCGGGGTTGAAATATACAATGACCTGTTGAGGGCGTTTATGTTCGTATTCGTCTATTTCATAGTCACCATGTTGAGCGAGAAACTGATCAAAACGGAAAAGGGTCTCGCCCTCATCCGCACGGAAATGGATCAGATTTTTCAGAATTCGGTGAACGGCATCGCAATAATCGGGCCCGAAGGTAAAATAATCAAGACAAACGCCATGCTGAAGCGCCTTTTGGAACGCACGGAATCCGACATAGTCGGAAAAAGATGTTCGCAAATCCTGTGCAATCCCGACTGCGATACCGCGAGGTGCCCCATCAAAAGGATAACCGGCGGAGACACATGTGTCGAAACGATATTCGAAATCGGAGATACGACAGGGAAAAAAAAGAAAACCTGTTGTTCATCGGCAACCCCCTTCTGGGATACGGAAGGTACTGTAAAGGGTTTTGTCTTCAATATCCGTGACATAACGGAGAAAATGAAAACAAAAAAAACACTCGCCCGTTACCGTTCGAAACTCAAGGCAATCTCTTCCGAACTGACCCTGGCCGAGGAAAAGGAGCGGAGGAGGATCGCCACCAATCTGCACGATCATATCGGCCAGAAACTCGCGCTCGCCAAAATCAAGCTTGGCGCCCTGAAGGCCTCGCATAAAAACCACCCGGATTCATCCGTTATCGAGGAGGTCCGTTCACTGGTGGAGGATACGATACGTACGACACGGTCGCTAACGTTTACACTCAGCCCCCCCGTCCTGTACGAATTCGGACTGATCGCCGCGTTTGAATGGCTGATCGATCATTACCGCGACAGGTACGGTCTTTCCTGTGATTTTTACACCGATATCGACCGTATCGATATGAACGAGGACATGAGCATCCTGCTTTTTAAAATCATCAATGAACTGCTCTTGAATGTCGTCAAACACGCGGGTACGGACATCGCCGCCGTTGATATTCACGGCGGCGATGACGGTGTTACCATTTCCGTCTGCGATCGGGGAAAGGGATTCGATTCCGGCCGGCTCGAGACGATCATTTCAGGGTGCAAAGGATTCGGGCTGTTCAACATCCGCGAACGGCTCAACTATATCGGCGGCAGGCTCGATATCGAATCAGCCGAAGGGGCGGGGACAAAAGTAAACCTCATGATACCCTTTGCAAAAAAATCATGTTTGACGGGAGGAAAAAAATAA
- a CDS encoding RND family transporter: protein MARLFSFPKIIIFAIIAVTIVFAIQLPNMKIDNSVRNFLPKDHPSRVTTEKMDEVFGNNEMVSLSVEFKNGTIFAGDNLSYLSELTEEIGRIRFVKDVLSLSNAQIIMNGDEGMVNTPVVTKIPESDADIEAIKNRLLEWDIYKGILYSDDFSATQLVISFEDKKPAPAADTKASEIINRPAAWIPVTEDDLLDSYNAITSVAEAYGNETATLRIAGPQTVMILIRTGIAKDLLVMFPLVLAVLFIILALALKRLSGVLLIMLTVVLSVVWTFGIMALFDIPIAIMMTAIPILLVAVGSAYGIHMISHYYDEKVLSAGAGDAVREDGSEDTHRHIVLATIRKIGKPVLLAGLTTIAGFGALALSGITMIRYFGIFTAAGVASALVISLLFIPSLLLSGKRLAGKRSGGGKPRNGMLANGLTALGAAIIRRKKPILIISGIVIIISATGIPLINVGKPLIRFFKEETEIRKADAYINSTFSGTSILNVMITGNEIPASGQDGTDETGAFDESDFFTDSDFEAGNHPGEETPVMTTGGVQSKTSDRRSVKNPEILAAMDELSVYLRTKFPEVKKVSSVVDFIKRMNYVLNNSDSSYNEIPSDPEKYNLASNIGLRNLISKYLLLYSGNLDNLIDDMDDPESALMHIQMNNPHPAFIQNVKDAIREYSAANIEPLGYSVELAGDADMLMAVNDLIINTQIMSIAVSLCIVFLIVTVTFRSPVAGLLSLIPIVAAILMNFGIMGYFSIVLDTVTALVASVAIGIGIDYAIHFISIITDEMKKTGDWIAAVKKTLLSSGKAIVFNAVSVAAGFAVLFASSFSPLNELGLLICLTMVTSSVFSITVLPVLIVSVKPKFITKNGKEKNTGKGIPAGPDAREAREKKLLHSA, encoded by the coding sequence ATGGCACGGTTATTTTCCTTTCCAAAAATAATAATCTTCGCGATTATCGCGGTGACGATCGTATTCGCGATCCAGCTTCCGAATATGAAAATCGATAATTCCGTAAGGAACTTTCTCCCCAAAGATCATCCGTCGAGGGTGACCACGGAAAAAATGGATGAGGTGTTCGGAAACAACGAGATGGTATCGTTGAGTGTCGAGTTCAAAAACGGAACAATCTTTGCCGGAGACAACCTCTCCTACCTTTCCGAACTGACGGAGGAAATCGGCCGTATCAGGTTCGTCAAGGATGTCCTGTCCCTTTCCAACGCCCAGATCATCATGAACGGGGATGAAGGCATGGTCAATACGCCGGTCGTAACGAAGATTCCCGAATCGGACGCAGATATCGAGGCGATAAAAAACCGCCTTTTGGAATGGGATATCTATAAAGGAATTCTGTATTCGGATGATTTTTCAGCCACGCAGCTGGTCATCTCGTTTGAAGACAAAAAACCGGCGCCTGCCGCCGATACAAAAGCGTCGGAGATCATAAACCGCCCGGCAGCATGGATACCCGTGACCGAGGACGACCTGCTCGATTCATACAACGCGATCACTTCCGTCGCCGAGGCATACGGAAACGAAACCGCCACTCTTCGCATCGCCGGGCCCCAGACGGTGATGATCCTCATCCGTACCGGTATCGCTAAGGATCTGCTCGTCATGTTTCCCCTTGTGCTTGCCGTGCTTTTTATCATACTGGCGCTCGCCCTGAAGCGATTGTCCGGCGTCCTGCTTATCATGCTTACCGTCGTGCTGAGTGTGGTCTGGACCTTCGGCATCATGGCGCTTTTCGACATACCGATCGCCATCATGATGACCGCCATCCCGATCCTTCTCGTCGCCGTGGGAAGCGCCTACGGCATCCACATGATCAGCCATTATTACGACGAGAAAGTCCTCAGCGCCGGTGCGGGCGACGCCGTCCGTGAAGACGGCAGTGAAGACACCCACCGTCATATTGTCCTTGCGACAATACGAAAAATCGGTAAACCGGTCCTGCTCGCCGGCCTTACCACGATAGCCGGATTCGGCGCCCTCGCGTTAAGCGGAATAACGATGATCCGCTATTTCGGCATTTTTACCGCAGCGGGCGTCGCCTCCGCGCTTGTCATTTCGCTGCTTTTCATTCCATCGCTTCTCCTTTCGGGAAAACGGCTTGCAGGCAAAAGGTCCGGAGGGGGTAAACCGCGGAACGGTATGCTGGCCAACGGATTGACCGCGCTGGGGGCGGCCATTATCCGCAGGAAAAAACCGATACTCATTATCTCCGGTATCGTCATCATAATCTCGGCAACGGGGATTCCCCTCATCAATGTCGGGAAACCCCTGATCCGGTTTTTCAAGGAGGAAACGGAAATCAGGAAGGCGGACGCCTATATTAATTCGACGTTCTCCGGGACATCCATCCTCAATGTCATGATCACCGGTAACGAAATACCCGCATCCGGTCAGGACGGGACGGACGAAACCGGCGCGTTCGATGAATCGGATTTTTTTACGGACTCCGATTTCGAAGCCGGCAATCATCCGGGAGAAGAGACGCCGGTAATGACAACAGGCGGTGTCCAATCGAAGACCTCGGACCGCAGGAGCGTGAAAAATCCCGAAATACTCGCCGCGATGGATGAACTCTCCGTTTATCTCAGGACGAAATTCCCCGAAGTCAAAAAGGTCTCGAGTGTCGTCGATTTCATAAAACGGATGAATTATGTCCTCAACAACAGCGACTCATCCTATAACGAGATACCGTCCGATCCTGAAAAATACAATCTCGCGTCAAACATCGGGCTCAGAAATCTTATTTCAAAATATCTTTTGCTGTATTCGGGAAACCTCGACAATCTCATCGACGACATGGACGATCCTGAAAGCGCCCTCATGCACATTCAGATGAACAACCCCCACCCCGCCTTCATTCAGAACGTAAAGGACGCGATACGGGAATATTCGGCGGCGAACATCGAACCCCTGGGCTATTCCGTCGAACTGGCCGGAGACGCCGATATGCTTATGGCGGTCAATGACCTCATCATCAACACCCAGATCATGAGCATTGCCGTCTCGCTGTGCATTGTCTTTTTAATCGTCACCGTCACCTTCCGCTCTCCGGTCGCCGGTTTACTCTCGCTCATACCGATCGTCGCCGCCATCCTCATGAATTTCGGTATCATGGGTTATTTTTCAATCGTCCTGGACACGGTGACCGCTTTAGTCGCTTCCGTGGCGATAGGAATCGGGATCGACTACGCGATCCATTTTATTTCGATCATCACCGACGAAATGAAAAAAACCGGCGACTGGATCGCCGCAGTCAAAAAGACACTTCTTTCCAGCGGCAAGGCGATCGTTTTCAACGCGGTGAGCGTTGCCGCCGGGTTCGCGGTCCTGTTCGCCTCTTCATTTTCACCGCTCAACGAACTGGGCCTCCTGATCTGTCTGACGATGGTCACTTCATCGGTCTTTTCCATCACCGTGCTCCCGGTCCTCATCGTCTCTGTGAAACCGAAATTCATCACAAAAAACGGAAAGGAGAAAAACACCGGGAAAGGTATTCCGGCCGGGCCGGACGCCCGTGAAGCGCGGGAGAAGAAACTGCTGCATTCGGCCTGA
- a CDS encoding outer membrane lipoprotein-sorting protein, with protein MPGLYRNTLIILFMIATALLQAAEPDPYQIMKKAYSSQNPDEMESVAYMALRDADGTTNTRKLKIFTKKAPAGAKTFIEFLLPADVKGTKFLTIGNKSGEDDQRIYIPELGKVRKIASSSKNQTFMGSDLTYYDMEDRDVEDSSYTFVSTDTVNLAKDGEAAATECWVIESVPKDSSAPYSKSRIWISKGDFAICKSELYDKNGDLVKTIHIVEIKKSGAFIIPVKTLVVNVNGHKTLIKTEEIKVDHSIPDSVFTIQNLER; from the coding sequence ATGCCGGGTTTATATCGAAATACTCTCATTATATTATTTATGATCGCGACCGCCTTGCTTCAGGCGGCCGAACCGGATCCGTATCAGATCATGAAAAAAGCGTACTCCTCGCAAAATCCGGATGAAATGGAAAGCGTCGCTTATATGGCGCTTCGAGACGCCGACGGAACGACGAATACGAGAAAACTCAAAATCTTCACAAAAAAAGCCCCCGCAGGGGCAAAAACCTTTATCGAATTTCTTTTACCGGCGGATGTGAAGGGGACGAAGTTTCTGACAATCGGCAACAAATCCGGAGAGGACGACCAGCGTATCTATATCCCTGAACTGGGAAAGGTGAGAAAGATCGCATCGTCCTCGAAAAACCAGACCTTTATGGGTTCCGACCTCACCTACTACGATATGGAAGACAGGGATGTCGAGGACAGCAGCTATACCTTTGTTTCCACGGATACCGTCAACCTCGCGAAAGACGGAGAGGCCGCCGCTACGGAATGCTGGGTGATCGAATCCGTGCCCAAGGATTCGTCCGCGCCCTATTCAAAAAGCAGGATCTGGATAAGCAAAGGCGATTTCGCGATCTGCAAGTCCGAATTGTACGACAAAAACGGCGACCTGGTGAAAACCATCCATATCGTGGAGATAAAAAAATCGGGCGCTTTCATTATTCCGGTCAAAACCCTGGTCGTCAATGTCAACGGGCATAAAACACTGATCAAAACGGAAGAGATCAAGGTCGATCATTCGATCCCCGATTCGGTTTTTACCATACAAAATCTCGAACGTTAG
- a CDS encoding response regulator transcription factor codes for MAISLLLSDDHKIMRDGLKSLVEQLPDIEIAGEAVDGIETIELARSLKPDIVIMDVTMPGLNGIEATRKILEENDGIRIIALSMHSNSRFITEMLSAGASGYLIKDCAFEELASAIKTVYHDGTYLSRSITGIVINDYVRKTAKKDGCRLHSLSEREYEVLKYLADGKNPKEIAWYLNISVKTVEAHRRRIMTKLSLAGIAELVKYAIREGITSPCITCTG; via the coding sequence ATGGCTATTTCACTGCTTCTCTCAGACGATCATAAAATAATGAGGGACGGCCTGAAGTCGCTCGTCGAACAGCTTCCGGACATCGAAATCGCGGGCGAAGCGGTCGACGGTATCGAGACAATCGAACTCGCCCGGTCGCTCAAACCGGATATAGTGATCATGGATGTGACGATGCCGGGATTGAACGGGATCGAAGCGACAAGGAAGATTCTCGAAGAAAACGATGGTATCAGGATCATCGCGCTTTCGATGCATTCGAACAGCCGTTTTATCACGGAAATGCTTTCGGCCGGCGCCTCCGGCTACCTGATCAAGGATTGCGCGTTCGAGGAACTCGCTTCAGCGATCAAAACCGTCTATCATGACGGCACCTATCTCAGCCGCAGTATCACCGGCATTGTAATCAACGATTATGTCAGAAAAACGGCAAAAAAAGACGGCTGCCGCCTCCACTCGCTTTCCGAGCGGGAATACGAGGTTCTCAAATATCTGGCTGACGGGAAAAATCCGAAAGAGATTGCATGGTACCTCAACATCAGCGTCAAAACGGTCGAAGCGCACCGGAGGCGGATCATGACGAAACTCTCGCTTGCCGGTATCGCCGAACTGGTCAAATACGCGATCAGGGAAGGGATCACCTCCCCCTGCATCACCTGCACGGGGTAA